One stretch of Prunus persica cultivar Lovell chromosome G1, Prunus_persica_NCBIv2, whole genome shotgun sequence DNA includes these proteins:
- the LOC18793312 gene encoding homeobox-leucine zipper protein HOX3: MAVFPPTGSSSLELTISVPGFSSYPSLPNSSVRGLDINQVPSIQADQEEWMTAGMEDEEDSSNGSGPPRKKLRLTKEQSRLLEESFRQHHTLNPKQKEALAMQLKLRPRQVEVWFQNRRARSKLKQTEMECEYLKRWFGSLTEQNRRLQREVEELRAMKVGPPTVLSPHSCEPLPASTLTMCPRCERVTTTTTTTLDRDRDRGGPTKTNISSAPATTLSSKVATPAL, encoded by the exons ATGGCGGTTTTTCCACCAACAGGCTCTTCGAGCTTGGAGTTGACTATATCTGTACCTGGCTTCTCTTCATACCCATCTCTTCCTAATTCATCTG TGAGAGGTTTGGACATAAACCAAGTACCATCAATACAAGCAGATCAAGAAGAATGGATGACAGCAGGCATGGAAGACGAAGAAGACAGCAGTAATGGATCAGGCCCTCCGCGGAAGAAGCTTCGTCTCACAAAGGAACAGTCTCGTCTTCTCGAAGAGAGCTTCCGACAACACCACACCTTAAACCCT AAACAGAAAGAGGCGTTGGCGATGCAGTTGAAGCTGAGGCCACGGCAAGTTGAGGTGTGGTTTCAAAATCGTAGGGCCAG GAGCAAGCTGAAGCAAACAGAGATGGAATGCGAGTATCTGAAGAGATGGTTCGGATCACTGACTGAACAGAACAGGAGGCTACAAAGGGAGGTAGAGGAGCTGAGAGCCATGAAAGTGGGCCCACCCACCGTGCTTTCTCCCCACAGTTGTGAGCCTCTTCCGGCATCTACACTCACCATGTGCCCTCGCTGCGAGCgagtcaccaccaccaccaccaccactctcgACAGGGACAGGGACAGAGGCGGCCCCACCAAGACCAACATTTCTTCCGCCCCCGCTACCA
- the LOC18790329 gene encoding ATP-dependent DNA helicase homolog RECG, chloroplastic, producing MAVAVSVVQSCFSGNGLRSAIAFEAEKGYRNALGRKMRFSNFVFSKISKLCFRSKHTFVKDALKEVDSYGIASISDRSKLLNKVSVLMGYDSLHNLIENERAEKQSGMYVKDAVDEFDVSLACRRFPSIILSSSPRVELYDGTTSFTERMLLETQSCEGFLSDTMGEMQSTTLVPVKNSYQPVPTEESSKKVSLESQKDAVSVQLSLDSSISCIHGISKKRCHQLENCGFHTLRKLLHHFPRTYADLQNAQIKIDDGQYLIFIGKVLNSRGIKASSTFSIFEVVVGCEITDNESTEHMNDFGDSRRKKTIYLHLKKFFRGTRFTSVPFLRIVEDKHKEGDFVCVSGKVRTMPSKDHYEMREYNIDVLKDENEASFHAKGRPYPIYPSKGGLNPNFLRDIIERVVQVLPVNVDPIPKNIILDFRLLSLQDAYTGIHQPKSINEADLARKRLIFDEFFYLQLGRLYQMLEGLGTQIEKDGLLDKYRKPESSAAYMEEWSSLTKKFSKTLPYTLTPSQLTAVSEIIWDLRQPVPMNRLLQGDVGCGKTVVAFLACMEVIGSGYQAAFMVPTELLAVQHYEHLNNLLENIEDFECKPSIALLTGSTPSKQSRIIHKGLQTGDISMVIGTTSLIADKVEFSALRIAVVDEQQRFGVIQRGRFNSKLYCTSISSRMLATNSDVTSKNDKHMAPHILAMSATPIPRTLALALYGDMSLTQITDLPPGRTPVETFIIEGNDNGFEDVYEMMLDELKVGGKVYLVYPVIEQSEQLPQLRAASADFEFISNRFQGYTCGLLHGRMKSDEKDEALRKFRLGETDILLSTQVIEIGVDVPDASMMVVMNADRFGIAQLHQLRGRVGRGVRKSKCILLASSVSSLTRLKVLGKSSDGFYLANMDLLLRGPGNLLGKKQSGHLPEFPIARLEVDGNILQEAHLAALKVLGVSHDLEQFPLLKTELSMRQPLSILGD from the exons ATGGCAGTGGCAGTTTCAGTTGTGCAATCG TGTTTCAGTGGGAATGGATTGAGAAGTGCAATAGCTTTTGAAGCAGAGAAGGGATATCGGAATGCTTTGGGTAGAAAAATGAG GTTCAGTAATTTTGTCTTttccaaaatatcaaaattatgtTTTCGATCAAAGCATACTTTTGTTAAAGATGCTTTGAAGGAAGTAGATAGTTATGGCATAGCAAGCATCTCTGATCGGTCAAAGTTGCTCAATAAG gTTTCTGTTTTGATGGGGTACGATAGTCTTCATAATTTGATTGAGAATGAAAGAGCTGAAAAGCAGTCTGGTATGTATGTTAAAGATGCAGTGGATGAGTTTGATGTTTCCTTGGCATGTAGAAGATTTCCGTCAATCATTTTGAGCAGTTCCCCTCGGGTAGAGTTGTATGATGGAACCACAAGTTTCACTGAAAGGATGCTTTTAGAAACTCAAAGTTGTGAAGGATTTCTGTCTGATACTATGGGTGAAATGCAG TCCACGACTTTGGTTCCTGTTAAAAATTCATATCAACCAGTTCCTACGGAGGAATCTTCTAAGAAAGTTTCACTTGAATCGCAAAAGGATGCTGTGTCAGTTCAGTTGTCCCTGGACAGTTCTATCAGTTGCATACATGGAATAAGTAAAAAGCGTTGTCATCAGCTAGAAAACTGTGGCTTTCATACG TTGCGGAAATTGCTTCACCACTTTCCTCGGACATATGCTGATTTACAGAATGCTCAGATTAAAATTGATGACGGGCAATACTTGATTTTCATTGGGAAGGTATTAAATTCGAG GGGAATCAAAGCTAGTAGTACTTTCTCAATTTTTGAGGTGGTTGTGGGTTGTGAAATTACTGACAATGAATCAACTGAGCATatgaatgattttggtgaCAGTAGAAGAAAGAAGACAATTTATTTGCATCTGAAGAAATTTTTCCGTGGTACTCGTTTTACTTCTGTACCTTTTCTTAGAATTGTTGAGGACAAGCATAAAGAGGGGGACTTTGTATGCGTCAGTGGCAAG GTGAGGACAATGCCTTCTAAAGATCACTATGAAATGAGAGAATATAACATTGATGTGCTTAAAGATGAAAATGAAGCGTCTTTTCACGCAAAAGGAAGGCCATATCCTATATACCCTTCAAAAGGAGGCttaaatccaaattttttgagaGACATCATTGAAAG AGTTGTACAGGTTTTGCCTGTCAATGTTGATCCTATTCCTAAAAATATCATTCTGGACTTTAGGCTGTTAAGCCTTCAAGAC gCATATACTGGGATTCACCAACCGAAGAGCATAAACGAAGCTGATTTGGCTCGGAAAAGACTAATATTTGATGAATTCTTTTACCTACAG TTAGGGCGCTTATACCAAATGCTTGAAGGTCTTGGTACACAAATAGAGAAAGATGGATTGCTGGATAAGTACAGGAAGCCCGAATCAAGTGCTGCTTATATGGAGGAATGGTCCAGTCTTACCAAGAAGTTTTCAAAAACTCTTCCTTATACCCTTACTCCTAGTCAACTCACTGCTGTTTCAGAAATTATCTGGGATCTTAGGCAACCAGTTCCTATGAATCGGCTTTTGCAG GGTGATGTTGGTTGTGGGAAAACTGTGGTAGCTTTTTTGGCATGCATGGAGGTTATTGGCTCTGGATATCAG GCAGCTTTCATGGTTCCAACTGAGTTGCTTGCAGTCCAGCATTACGAGCACTTAAATAATTTGCTTGAAAATATAGAGGATTTTGAGTGCAAACCTTCTATTGCTTTACTCACAGGCTCAACCCCATCAAAACAATCGCGGATAATTCATAAG GGTCTCCAAACTGGAGACATATCAATGGTCATTGGAACCACTAGTTTAATAGCTGATAAAGTAGAGTTCTCTGCCTTACGCATTGCAGTGGTGGATGAACAACAACGTTTTGGTGTGATCCAGAGAGGCCGGTTTAACAGCAAG CTATATTGTACCTCCATAAGTTCTAGAATGCTAGCCACCAATTCAGATGTGACCTCCAAGAATGACAAGCATATGGCTCCTCATATTCTTGCCATGTCAGCTACTCCCATCCCAAGGACACTTGCTCTCGCTTTATATGGGGATATGTCATTAACACAA ATAACCGACTTACCTCCAGGAAGAACACCAGTTGAGACCTTCATCATTGAAGGAAATGACAATGGGTTTGAGGATGTTTATGAG ATGATGCTGGATGAGTTAAAAGTAGGAGGGAAAGTGTATCTTGTGTATCCAGTCATTGAACAATCCGAACAGCTGCCACAACTTCGTGCAGCTTCCGcagattttgaatttatatctAATAGGTTCCAGGGCTACACATGTGGATTGTTGCATGGAAGAATGAAGAGTGATGAGAAAGACGAAGCATTGAGAAAGTTCAGATTGGGAGAAACAGATATACTACTTTCCACACAAGTAATTGAGATTGGTGTTGATGTTCCAGATGCATCTATGATGGTTGTTATGAATGCTGATAGATTTGGGATAGCTCAGTTACACCAACTTAGAGGACGAGTCGGACGAGGAGTGAGAAAATCTAAATGTATACTGTTAGCATCTTCCGTCAGTAGTCTAACTCGTCTGAAGGTTCTGGGGAAATCATCAGATGGGTTTTACTTGGCAAATATGGACCTTCTATTACGCGGACCTGGTAACTTGCTTGGTAAGAAACAGTCAGGACATCTCCCAGAGTTTCCTATTGCAAGATTGGAAGTAGATGGCAACATCTTACAAGAAGCACATCTTGCTGCTCTG AAAGTTTTAGGTGTTTCACATGATTTGGAGCAATTCCCGCTGCTGAAGACAGAGCTTAGCATGAGACAGCCGCTTTCTATACTTGGTGACTGA
- the LOC18793392 gene encoding serine carboxypeptidase-like 50: MIIPTVCLNTPSLQSSMESTKLLFFFCFLHLITASSSSQPLFPKQAHPTKSGYLPVKPTTGSAIFYTFYEAQNLTISPDLSQTPLLIWLQGGPGCSSMIGNFFELGPWRVNFNKHPSEPLALEPNSGSWNRIFGLVFLDNPIGTGFSIAAKPEEIPRDQLSVARDLFVAITKFIELDPVFKSRPLYITGESYAGKYVPAIGYYILKRNAELAAGSQGVNLRGVAIGDGLTDPEIQVATHAVNAYFSGLINERQSSELAKLQVEAVGFTKAGNWSEATDARNRVLNLLQNMTGSATLYDYTKNVPYKTSLVEDFLRHEEVKRALGVNGSLVFEECSVLVGDILNEDVMKSVKYMVEYLLKKSKVLLYQGQFDLRDGVVSTEAWVKTIKWKGIDKFLSADRKVWKLGSEVAGYVQKWGSLSHVLVSGAGHLLPADQPLRAQAMIEDWVLDKGLFGNTSENLSSNFVI; the protein is encoded by the coding sequence ATGATTATTCCGACGGTGTGTCTCAACACTCCAAGTCTTCAATCATCAATGGAGTCAACAAagctcctcttcttcttctgcttcctCCACCTCATCAcagcttcatcatcatcacaacCTCTGTTCCCCAAACAAGCTCATCCCACCAAATCAGGCTACCTCCCAGTCAAACCCACCACAGGCTCTGCAATTTTCTACACTTTCTATGAAGCTCAGAACCTCACAATCTCACCCGATCTCTCTCAAACCCCACTGCTCATTTGGCTCCAAGGCGGCCCTGGTTGCTCCTCCATGATCGGCAACTTCTTCGAGCTTGGCCCATGGCGTGTAAATTTTAACAAACACCCTTCTGAGCCCCTTGCTCTGGAACCCAATTCTGGTTCCTGGAACCGAATCTTTGGCCTGGTGTTTCTTGACAATCCAATTGGAACTGGATTCAGTATAGCTGCGAAGCCAGAAGAGATCCCAAGAGACCAGCTTTCAGTTGCCAGAGACCTCTTTGTTGCAATTACCAAGTTTATTGAGCTTGACCCTGTGTTTAAGTCACGGCCTCTTTACATAACTGGTGAGAGCTATGCAGGCAAGTATGTTCCGGCTATTGGATACTACATTTTGAAGAGGAATGCTGAGTTGGCAGCTGGGTCACAAGGTGTGAATTTACGTGGGGTTGCTATTGGGGATGGGCTCACAGACCCAGAGATTCAGGTGGCTACCCATGCTGTGAATGCTTACTTCTCTGGTTTGATCAATGAGAGGCAGAGCAGTGAGTTGGCGAAGCTTCAGGTGGAAGCAGTTGGGTTCACTAAAGCAGGCAATTGGAGTGAGGCCACAGATGCAAGAAACAGAGTCTTGAATTTGTTGCAAAACATGACTGGGTCGGCGACTTTGTATGATTACACAAAGAACGTTCCTTACAAAACCAGTTTGGTTGAGGATTTTTTGAGGCATGAGGAGGTGAAGAGGGCTTTGGGGGTTAATGGGTCGTTGGTTTTTGAGGAATGCAGTGTTTTGGTGGGGGATATTTTGAATGAAGATGTGATGAAGAGTGTGAAATACATGGTGGAATATTTGTTGAAGAAGAGCAAGGTCTTGTTGTACCAAGGGCAGTTTGATTTGAGAGACGGTGTGGTTTCCACTGAGGCTTGGGTCAAGACCATAAAATGGAAGGGGATTGACAAGTTTCTGTCAGCGGACCGGAAAGTTTGGAAGTTGGGTAGCGAGGTTGCTGGGTATGTTCAGAAATGGGGGAGCTTGAGCCATGTGTTGGTTTCAGGGGCTGGTCATCTTTTGCCTGCTGACCAGCCATTGAGAGCTCAAGCAATGATAGAAGATTGGGTTTTGGACAAAGGGTTGTTTGGCAATACGAGTGAAAATTTGTCATCAAATTTCGTTATCTAA